From Halopenitus persicus:
GACAATCACGAGCCCCAATCACAGTATCAACGATCTAATACAGTAGATCTAGTATATTCCTCTAACATACGGAGCCAAGAAATTAGACGGTGTCCATAACTCAGACAACAATTATTTATCAGGACTCTTTCGTTATGGTCAACCTATTTCCCTTGCCAATTGGGTTCTCGATCTTCAATAAATGCTGTTCTTCCTTCTGCAGCGTCTTCGGTATGATGAAGTTCGTTAATAACTCGACGCTCGTATCTTCTCCCCTCCTCTAACCCCGTTTCACGGTACATATTGATAACATCTTTCAGTGCCCGAATGGCAGTTGGTGGTTTCTCCGCGATTTGATTGCTGAATTGGTCTACTGCTTCATCAAGGTTTTCAGCCTCAACAACGTCGTCCAATATTCCCCATTCTTGTGCTGTATCAGCTGACACGTGTTCGCCAGTCATTGTTAATCGCTTTGTGAGACTTGATCCAACAATCTCTGCCAGCCGTTGAGTACCACCACCACCGGGTATGAGTCCTATATCGACTTCTGGTAGTCCGATAGTTGATCGATTACTCGCGATTCGGAAGTCACAGGCAAGTGCTAGCTCTAGTCCTCCTCCTAGTGCGTAACCATCAATTTTCGCGATGACTGGTCCATTGAATATTTCTGGAGCTGCGTATACGTCTTGTATGTCGAAATCACCAGACGATCTCTCA
This genomic window contains:
- a CDS encoding enoyl-CoA hydratase/isomerase family protein; this encodes MVSNQFDTITWSFDRESGIGKIQLSRGDSLNALSSTLKSDIVEGFDEFRRIDEKSDGIKVRVVIVESAGEKAFCVGSDIHELDERSSGDFDIQDVYAAPEIFNGPVIAKIDGYALGGGLELALACDFRIASNRSTIGLPEVDIGLIPGGGGTQRLAEIVGSSLTKRLTMTGEHVSADTAQEWGILDDVVEAENLDEAVDQFSNQIAEKPPTAIRALKDVINMYRETGLEEGRRYERRVINELHHTEDAAEGRTAFIEDREPNWQGK